A region of the Candidatus Hinthialibacter antarcticus genome:
TACTCGATCATTTTTCAGGGCGATGAAATATCGGGCGGCGCTCTTACTGAACTGCGACAGGGGATTGCGCTGGGTGTGTATTCGACCACCGGACAGCAAGCCGGGCCGTATATTGTTTTGGTCTCCGGCGTGATCGGCGAGACCACCGGGTATACCCACAAAAATTTTAACCTGGTCGAAAAAGGCCGCGGCATCCAAAGCATCGGCGCCGAAGCCAGCGGGCTTAATGGTCTCACGCCGCTCAGCGAGGCGGCGTACTTGCCTTACTACGCTTATACCATTTCGAATTTCAACGGGCGCATCGAATCGGTCACCGCCCATTTAGAATCCACCTTAGACCCCGCCGCTGAATACGCCGCCATCACTGCGCGCGAATTGTCGCGGGCGCGGTTGTGGTATGCGCAAAATACGGTCGAGAGCGCAACGCGAAAGGTGCCCGCCGACATGCCGTCTCATCTCGAAGTGCAACTGGCGGCGCCGGACGACATCGGGTTTGTCACGCCAAGCGAGACCTTCTACCGCGTCTATTTTTACCCGGACGCGGTGACGTCAACCAAGGCGTCGGTTGAAGTGCGTTCCATCAGCCCGCCGGATGACGGCGTGTTTTATCTCTCGCCCGATCAAGCGTGGCAGTAAGGAGACAGCGCTATGTTAAAACCCGGCAGCGGATTTTCATCGACGCCTGAGAGCGACGCCGTCCTGCGTCGCAGCGGACGGACGACAGGCGTTTCGTGGGCGGGCGCACGCGCCAAGCGCGACGGCGCCGTCTATCAAATTTTGTTGCATGTCACTATCCCCCGGCGGATCGCAGTCGAAGTTTTGTTTCCCGGCGGGGCGCATGAGGAGGCCAGCGAATGAATACGCCCATACGGCTTTGCCAACATGATTCTGGAATCAAACTGACGTTTTATTGCCGCGATGAAAGCGGCGCTCCTGTTGATTTGACCGCGCTGTCGGTCGATTTTGTTTTGTCGGACGGCGAGGCGCCACTCAACCTTGGGCGTACGCTCTGCGCCAAGCCTGACGCGGCGATGGGCGTGGCGGAATACACGGTGACGGCGGACGACTCCGCCTCGGCGGGCGTCTATCAAGGGAAGTTAGTTCTGAACGACGGCGTCGGCGTCAAACGCAGCATCGGCGGCATCCCCATTGAAATTGAAGTTTAGACGACATTTCAATAATATTTGATTTTTCGCTGCGTGGGGCATGGGCGCAACTCTGCTCGCTTCAGTGCGGGCATTTAAGCCCTGATTCACAGGCGCTCTCAGAGTTGCGCCCATGCCAAAATTGGTTTGTCAGTTTTCGTTATGCAGGAAGATGTTTTCGGTATCATTATTGATGAGATGGTATCTAATATCATTGTTGATGTTTGGAGCGGCGGCTTTGGGTTGTATCATGGCAGTAGGCGTTTAGCAATCAATCATTCTAGAGGGACGAGCATGGCGACCAACGCAATCACAAAGATAGAGATTCCCGGCGTAGAACCGACCCAGCGCGGCAAGGTGCGCGATATTTTTGACCTGGGCGATTCGCTGTTGCTGGTCGCCACCGACCGCATCAGCGCGTTCGACTGCATCCTGCCGCAAGGCGTGCCTGACAAGGGCGCCATTCTCACGCAGATGTCAAAATTCTGGTTCGACAAACTCAGCGAAGCCGAGCCTAACCACATCATCTCAACCGAAGTTGAAGATTTTCCCGAGCCGTTTCGTTCGCATCCTGAGCAATTACGTAAGCGCTCGATGCTGGTCAAAAAGACCGAACCGATTTTGGTTGAATGCGTGGTGCGCGGTTATCTGGCGGGTTCGGCCTGGGTGGAATATCAACAAACGCGAGTGATTGCTGGCGTTAAAATGGAAAGCGGTCTGGTTGAATCGGGCCCGCTGGCCAAGCCGATTTTCACCCCGGCGGTCAAAAACAGCGCCGGACACGATGAGAATATTTCGTTCGACGAGATGCTGGTCATCGTGGGCGGCGCCGAGGGCGACGAACTGCGCGCCCGCAGCATCGAGCTGTACCGCGAAGCGTCCGCCTACGCCAAAGAGCGCGGCGTGATTTTAGCCGATACGAAGTTTGAGTTTGGCTATCTTGACGGTGAAATTTTACTCATTGATGAATTGCTGACGCCTGACTCGTCGCGTTTTTGGGCGGCGGCGGAGTATGAAGCGGGCAAGCCGCAAGACCCGATGGACAAGCAGTTCGTACGCAATTATTTATTGACGCTCGATTGGGGCCGCACCCCGCCCGCGCCCGATTTGCCGGATGAAATCATTCGCAGCACCCGCGAGCGCTATCTCGAAGCCTATCGCACCATCACGGGTGAGGAGTGGGACAACGACTGACCGCTCTTCGATTGTTACGCATATTCTCTATGGCGCCGCGCTGCTTTGGCTCGGCGTTTGGTTTGTCTTGTTTTCGCAGGTCCCGCTCAACCAGCCGTTTTTCGGCGCGATCTTCGTTTCGCTCTTTCGCGAGTTGGGGCAATGGTCACTGGCGTTTGCTGAGGGATTTTGGACGGCGACGCTGTTTCAGTTTATCTATCTCGCCATTCACGCCGTGATCGGCGTTTTGTTTTTGCGCCTGTTTTTTCAACTACCAAAAATTTTAGAATTTTCGCTTGCGCCGTTTTTGGGCGTAGGCCTGGTCCACTTCGCCATGCAATTTTTGGCGATCTTTCTTGTCTTGAACCGCGCCAGCATCTCAATGGTATTGGCGTTGTTTTTAATTGTGTTGACTTTGGCGCAACGCTTTATCGGGCGCTCGCGATGCCGCCCCTCCTTCGAGGCCGAGGCGCTGCAAACCACGGGCGAACGTTGGCTGTTCGGCGCGGCGTGGGCGCTGTTGGGGCTGATTTCATTTTTTGGAATTTACTACTCGGTTCTCTACCCGGTTGATTATTGGGACTCGCTGATTCTGTATGTCAATTACAGCAAGTTGACCTATCTGCACGGCGGGTTCCCGCCGATTGAGCCTTGTTTGCAAGTCGGCCTGGGGCTGGGCGCGAATTACCCTCATCTCTATTCGTTGCAACAAGCATCGACCGCGACGCTGTTCGGCAGTTGGTCAGACCTCTATGCCCAGTGGACGGCGCCGCTGGCGGGCGTGTCGTCGATCATCGTTATGTATTATTTGTTTCTGCATCTCTTCAAACAACGGCTCACGGCGGTGTTGGCGGTGTTGGCGTTTCGGGCGCTGCCGTTTGTGTCGTCGTATTTTGTGTATGCGTCCGACTACGCCCTGGTGATGTTGTTCACCTGTATTTTTCTCTTGTTCGCCGCGCTGTTTTTGGACGCGCCCAGTGCGCGGCGCGCTCAGCCGTTTTTGTTGGTCGCGGCGATTTTTCCCCAGATTAATTATCTGGGCGTGATCGTTTGGCCCTGTGTCGCGGCGGCGTTTTTGTGGGCGCTGTTTCGGCAAAAAAGCCAGGCGCGGTTTTCATCACTATTGGGTTCATCTTGCCTATGGTTCGCATTGGCGATGATCTGGTACTTGAGAAACTATCTTGTCACCGGCAACCCGGTGTATGCGTTTTTCCCTGAAATTTTCGGCGGGATGAACATCAACCTCGAGGTGTTGGCGTCGGCGAACCAGGAATGGCTGGCGCACGGCAACGGCTTTGCGCAACTGGGCGATACCCTGTTGGAGCGCATTATCGGCAGCGTTCCAATTTTCTTGCTCGACTGGCGCATCGCGCCGTTAACGGGCGGGCTGTTGATTCCGGCGTTGTTTTTTGGATGGGGGCGCGCACGGGGATTTGACTTTGTTGTGTTGTTGCTGGTGTTTTTGTATGCGTTATATCAGTATGTGATTTCGGGTTTATATTTGTATCACACCATCGCGCTGTTTCCATTATTGAGCGTGTATGCGGCGCGGTTTTTGGCGGGCATGACGCCGCGCTGGCGGACGGCGTATGCGGTTTTGATTTTACTGGTCAGCCTTGCGCCGGGGCTGTCGGCGTCGATCATGGGGAGCAAAATCGGCGACCCGTCGCTGCCCATCTTCGCTTCGCCGGGCATGAAGCCGCAGTCGTATTACGCCTATCGCTACCCGGAAATCGCGCCGGTGTGGCGGTATATCAATGAGAACCTGGAACCGCTTTCGCTAATGCTCACCCATGACAACCGCCATCATGTATACCGCGACGATATCGGCATCATTCACCTGGATGACTGCGGATTGACGCCGTTCTATGGACGCCCGTACGACGAAGTCCACCAGGAACTATTGCGGCGGGGCGTGAATTATTATTTGCGCATTCCCGATGAAGCCACCCACCCCATCACCGCAGCGTTGGGGCACCTCGCCTATTTAGACAACCCCGCCTATTTCGAATTGGCGCGGCAACATCAGCGAGTGGAGTTGTACCGCATCAAAAAGCCGTGAGGCTTCGAGGCCGGATTCGGTTTCTCTTCTGTTGTCCACAATAAAAAATCCCCGCCTGGAAAACTCAAGCGGGGATCGTAATTTTGATCGGTTTGATCTTACGCGCGTTCGATGTAGGTGCCGTCGCGGGTGTCGACTTTGATGCTGTCGCCGATGTTGACGAACAGCGGTACCTGCACCACCGCGCCGGTTTCGAGGGTCGCGGGTTTGTTGCCGCCGGAGACGGTATCGCCCTTGAGGCCGGGATCGGTCTCGGTGATTTTGTATACCTGATGCAGGGGAATTTCGACGTCGACCGGCTCGCCCTTCCAAAACAGCAGAGAGATTTCGGTGTTGTCTTTCAACCAAACGTCTTTGCCCAACAGCGATTCGGGCGGAAGCGAAAACTGTTCGTAGGTGGTTGAATCCATGAAGTGCAGTTCTTCATCGCGGTAGAGGTACTCGACTTTTTTCGGGTCCAACACCGCTTTTTCGACGCTGTCGTTGGTTTTGATGGTTTTGTCTAACACGCGGCCGGTTTTCATGTGTTTGATCTTGATGCGGATAATGGCCTGGCCCTTGCCCGGCGAGTAGTGCTCATACTTGGTGCAGGTGTAGACTTCGCCGTCAATTTCCAATTTGGTGCCGCTACGGACTTCGGTCGGCTTAATGGTAACGCCCATGTGTTGCTCTCCATGCAATCGAAAGGGTTTTGCTATACTCGTTTAATGTTCTGAGGCGAGCAAGTATAGATTCAACCTGAATACTCTACAACCTGCGCTTCATTGCACATCATTTGTATAAGGCAGCAGAGACAATGAAACAAACGCCAGTGGAAATCATCGAATACCAGCCGCAATATCAAGCCGATTTTATGCGACTGAATTTGGCTTGGATCGAAAAGTATTTCATCGTTGAAGACATCGACCGCCAATTGTTAGAACGCCCCGGAGAAGAGATCATCGCGCCGGGCGGGACGGTGCTGCTCGCCCAGTTAGACGGCGCGGTGGTTGGCACGGCGGCGATGGTGAAGCTGGACGACGGCGTTTTTGAACTGAGTAAGATGTCGGTTGACGAGACGCTGCAAGGGCGCGGCATCGGGCGGGCGCTGTTGAACGCCGCCGTCGATTGGGCGCGGGCGCAGGACGCGCGCGAGGTGGTGCTTGAAACCAATACGATACTCGGGCCGGCGATCCATTTGTATGAAAGTGTGGGGTTTGAGGCGTTTGAAGATGACGCGCTTTCTCACTACGAGCGGGTCAACCTGCGCATGAGAAAAGTGTTGTGAGGGCGGATTGCCGCGAATTTATTGCCCTCAACCTAACCTTCTCCCAGAGGGAGAAGGAATTACGTTTTCGCTTTTTTGAATTCGCGGTGGGCTGCTTCGCGAGCGCGTTCTGCTCAGCCAGGAGTATAAATAAATACCAAATTTTTATTGACAACAATTGCCCTGCATATTACACTGCTTGTAATCTATTTTGATTCTCTGAGTGTTTCTATGTCAGAATCCATTCACAAAAATATTCTAGAAAATAAGTTTGCTGATTCTGAGTTGGTAATTGGTTTAGTAGGCGCAGTCGGCTCTAAAATATCTCACATTGCTAGTTTAATCAAAGATGAATTAAAGGAATATAAATATACCCCAAATGAAGTTCGTGTCTCAAAAGATGTTATTCAAAAAATTGATGAAAGTATTGATCTCGATACTACTACAGATGAATTTAGCCGAACCACATTATTGATGGATGCCGGGAATAAATTAAGGAAAAATTCAAAGAACAATTCTATCCTAGCGCTTGGGGCAGTTTCTAATGTATATGATATTAGAGAAGATAATGCAGGGGGCGAATTAAAACCTAGAAATGCTTACATAATAAATTCACTTAAACATCCTGAGGAAGTTGCCTTATTAAGAACAGTGTATCCAGATGGCTTTTTCTTAATTGGTATTTTCTCGGATGAGAATGAAAGAAAAAACTATTTAAAAGATGTAAAACATATTAATGATCAAAATGCGTCAAATCTTATAGATCGAGATCAAGATGAAAATTTAAAATATGGCCAAAAAACAAGAGAAACATTTCATCTGTCCGATTTTTTTATTTATGAAGATGATAGTGATAAACTTCTTGCTAGCCAAATAAATCGCATTTTTTGTATATTGTTTGGTTATCCTTATGCAACACCCACTTTCGACGAATATGCTATGTTTATGGCTTATTCTTCCTCATTAAGATCGGCAGACTTATCTCGACAAGTTGGCGCAGTCATTACAAACAATAATCTTATTTTATCAACGGGAGCAAACGATTGCCCTAAATTTGGAGGTGGTTTATATTGGCAACAATATAACAATGAAGAAAACAAGTATATTGATGAAGAAAATGGACGAGATTATAAAAAAGGATTTGATTCAAATAAAATTGAAAAAGAAAAAATAATAGATGAAATTACCAAACAGATTTCAGAAAAATTAGATATAACTGAAAGTAAAGAAAACATAAAAAATATACTAAAAGATTCTGGCATTGGAGATATTACAGAGTATGGTCGTGTCGTTCATGCTGAGATGGAGGCTATTTTATCCTGTGCACGACAG
Encoded here:
- the efp gene encoding elongation factor P, giving the protein MGVTIKPTEVRSGTKLEIDGEVYTCTKYEHYSPGKGQAIIRIKIKHMKTGRVLDKTIKTNDSVEKAVLDPKKVEYLYRDEELHFMDSTTYEQFSLPPESLLGKDVWLKDNTEISLLFWKGEPVDVEIPLHQVYKITETDPGLKGDTVSGGNKPATLETGAVVQVPLFVNIGDSIKVDTRDGTYIERA
- a CDS encoding phosphoribosylaminoimidazolesuccinocarboxamide synthase, translating into MATNAITKIEIPGVEPTQRGKVRDIFDLGDSLLLVATDRISAFDCILPQGVPDKGAILTQMSKFWFDKLSEAEPNHIISTEVEDFPEPFRSHPEQLRKRSMLVKKTEPILVECVVRGYLAGSAWVEYQQTRVIAGVKMESGLVESGPLAKPIFTPAVKNSAGHDENISFDEMLVIVGGAEGDELRARSIELYREASAYAKERGVILADTKFEFGYLDGEILLIDELLTPDSSRFWAAAEYEAGKPQDPMDKQFVRNYLLTLDWGRTPPAPDLPDEIIRSTRERYLEAYRTITGEEWDND
- a CDS encoding anti-phage dCTP deaminase; the encoded protein is MSESIHKNILENKFADSELVIGLVGAVGSKISHIASLIKDELKEYKYTPNEVRVSKDVIQKIDESIDLDTTTDEFSRTTLLMDAGNKLRKNSKNNSILALGAVSNVYDIREDNAGGELKPRNAYIINSLKHPEEVALLRTVYPDGFFLIGIFSDENERKNYLKDVKHINDQNASNLIDRDQDENLKYGQKTRETFHLSDFFIYEDDSDKLLASQINRIFCILFGYPYATPTFDEYAMFMAYSSSLRSADLSRQVGAVITNNNLILSTGANDCPKFGGGLYWQQYNNEENKYIDEENGRDYKKGFDSNKIEKEKIIDEITKQISEKLDITESKENIKNILKDSGIGDITEYGRVVHAEMEAILSCARQNINCVNATLYCTTFPCHNCAKHIVAAGIKRVVYVEPYPKSKAEEFHSDSIELTKPSSINDSKVRFEPFIGVGPRKFFDLFSMNLSSGFPLTRKDDAGKVIKWDAEKSKLRVQMIPSSYIGIEKNAAHKFNVILKESGLREAKNGK
- a CDS encoding GNAT family N-acetyltransferase, coding for MKQTPVEIIEYQPQYQADFMRLNLAWIEKYFIVEDIDRQLLERPGEEIIAPGGTVLLAQLDGAVVGTAAMVKLDDGVFELSKMSVDETLQGRGIGRALLNAAVDWARAQDAREVVLETNTILGPAIHLYESVGFEAFEDDALSHYERVNLRMRKVL